Proteins co-encoded in one Opitutus terrae PB90-1 genomic window:
- a CDS encoding dodecin produces the protein MNDPVYKIVELTGTSTTSIEDAVNGAIQRASKTLKHLRWFEVTETRGEIDNGQVKHWQVTVKIGFHVE, from the coding sequence ATGAACGATCCGGTCTATAAAATCGTCGAACTCACCGGCACTTCCACCACCTCGATCGAGGATGCGGTCAACGGCGCGATCCAGCGCGCAAGCAAAACCCTCAAGCATCTGCGCTGGTTTGAAGTCACCGAAACCCGCGGGGAAATCGACAACGGCCAGGTGAAACACTGGCAGGTGACCGTGAAGATCGGGTTCCACGTCGAGTAG
- a CDS encoding site-2 protease family protein, producing MKWSTRIGRLFGIDVYVHFTFLLLLAFLGFVTWQRTHDVYAALAGVAFILGLFGCVLLHEFGHALMARRYGIETRDITLLPIGGLARLERMPEHPLQELWVALAGPAVNVVIALVLYAGLAFTGGFLEATNLDVPFDLRAMLQRLMVVNVFLVLFNLLPAFPMDGGRVLRALLATKLGRRRATAIAANVGQAMAIVFGIVGFMSNPFLVFIAIFVYLGAQAEAGMVEMQSALEGLRVRDAMMTRFRTLGADDTLAKATDELLAGSQQDFPVIAEGAPVGILRRNDLVKALGQNRRDTPVSEVMCRECATAEAGSSLKRVVESMHERQCGTIPVVQAGQIVGLLTLENVSEMIMVNAALEQRGQALAHG from the coding sequence ATGAAATGGTCCACTCGCATCGGCCGGCTGTTCGGCATCGACGTCTACGTTCACTTCACCTTCCTGCTCCTGCTGGCGTTTCTCGGCTTCGTGACGTGGCAGCGCACGCACGACGTTTATGCCGCGCTGGCGGGGGTGGCGTTCATCCTGGGTCTGTTCGGCTGCGTGCTGCTGCACGAATTCGGCCACGCGCTGATGGCGCGCCGCTACGGCATCGAGACGCGCGACATCACGCTGCTGCCGATCGGCGGGCTCGCGCGGTTGGAACGAATGCCGGAGCATCCGCTGCAGGAACTCTGGGTGGCGCTTGCCGGGCCGGCGGTGAACGTGGTGATCGCGCTGGTGCTGTATGCCGGACTCGCGTTCACGGGCGGATTTCTCGAGGCGACGAATCTCGACGTGCCGTTCGATCTCCGCGCGATGCTGCAGCGGCTGATGGTCGTGAATGTGTTTCTCGTGCTGTTCAATCTGCTGCCAGCGTTCCCGATGGACGGGGGGCGCGTGCTGCGGGCGTTGCTCGCGACGAAGCTCGGCCGGCGGCGCGCGACGGCGATTGCGGCGAATGTCGGCCAGGCCATGGCGATCGTGTTTGGCATTGTCGGGTTCATGTCGAACCCGTTCCTGGTGTTCATCGCGATCTTCGTCTATCTCGGGGCCCAGGCCGAGGCGGGCATGGTGGAGATGCAGTCGGCGCTCGAGGGGCTGCGGGTGCGCGATGCGATGATGACGCGGTTTCGCACGCTCGGGGCCGACGACACGCTGGCCAAGGCGACCGACGAACTCCTCGCGGGCTCGCAGCAAGATTTCCCGGTGATCGCCGAGGGCGCGCCAGTCGGCATCCTGCGACGCAACGACCTCGTGAAGGCGCTGGGTCAGAATCGGCGCGACACCCCCGTGAGCGAAGTCATGTGCCGTGAGTGCGCGACCGCCGAGGCCGGCAGTTCACTCAAGCGCGTGGTCGAATCGATGCACGAGCGGCAATGCGGCACGATCCCCGTAGTGCAGGCCGGGCAAATCGTCGGGCTGCTCACCCTGGAGAATGTGAGCGAGATGATCATGGTGAACGCGGCGCTCGAGCAACGCGGCCAGGCCCTGGCGCACGGTTGA
- a CDS encoding putative Na+/H+ antiporter yields MAPTPAHIPAWLLVLGTVMTVPLAHAAGAPAGDFPLPLDAYPGAADGVWATLRERARIEPFNLVATGIFLLAIIHTFLTAKFRHWAHEVEAAHCARLKERAAPATDTDEDDVPDEVSFKGQILHFLGEVEAVFGTWVVVLIGAIVWFKGWPTVVDYVGQRVTFTEPMFVVVIMALASTRPVLTVAEQCLRAVASIGRGSAAAWWLAILIIAPVLGSFITEPAAMTIAALLLARQFYQLEPSLRLRYATIGLLFVNVSVGGTLTHFAAPPVLMVAAPWGWDTPFMMLHFGWKALVGILVATLAYYAAFRHEFKTLELVRSRLAEGGENAANARPPIPAWITVVQLGFLALTVFVAHYPALFIGGFLFFLAFAQATAHHQSRLDLRAPLLVGFFLAGLVIHGGLQAWWIQPVLSSLTELPLFLGATALTAVNDNAAITYLATLVPGFTEPLKYAVVAGAVTGGGLTVIANAPNPAGQTILQRYFPDGVSPLGLLLGALAPTVIMALAFLLL; encoded by the coding sequence ATGGCTCCCACTCCAGCGCATATCCCCGCGTGGCTGCTCGTGCTCGGAACGGTGATGACGGTGCCGCTGGCCCATGCCGCGGGGGCGCCGGCAGGAGATTTTCCGCTGCCGCTCGACGCTTATCCCGGCGCCGCCGACGGCGTCTGGGCCACGCTGCGCGAGCGCGCGCGTATCGAGCCTTTCAATCTGGTTGCGACGGGCATCTTCCTGCTCGCGATCATCCACACCTTTCTGACGGCGAAGTTCCGGCACTGGGCGCACGAAGTCGAAGCCGCGCACTGCGCGCGGTTGAAGGAGCGCGCCGCACCCGCAACCGATACTGACGAGGATGACGTGCCGGACGAAGTGAGCTTCAAAGGCCAGATCCTGCATTTTCTCGGCGAGGTGGAGGCCGTGTTCGGCACGTGGGTCGTGGTGCTGATCGGTGCGATCGTGTGGTTCAAAGGCTGGCCGACGGTGGTGGATTACGTTGGGCAGCGGGTGACGTTCACCGAACCGATGTTCGTCGTCGTGATCATGGCGCTCGCTTCGACCCGCCCGGTGCTGACGGTCGCGGAGCAATGCCTGCGCGCCGTGGCGTCGATCGGCCGCGGTTCCGCGGCGGCGTGGTGGCTGGCCATCCTGATCATCGCGCCCGTGCTGGGTTCGTTTATCACGGAGCCGGCGGCGATGACGATCGCCGCGCTGCTGCTCGCGCGGCAGTTCTACCAACTCGAGCCCTCGCTGCGGCTGCGCTATGCCACGATCGGGCTGTTGTTCGTGAATGTCTCGGTGGGTGGGACCCTGACGCATTTCGCCGCGCCACCGGTGCTGATGGTGGCGGCGCCGTGGGGCTGGGACACGCCCTTCATGATGCTACATTTTGGCTGGAAGGCGCTCGTGGGCATCCTTGTGGCGACGCTGGCGTATTACGCCGCGTTCCGCCATGAATTCAAAACGCTCGAGCTGGTGCGCAGCCGGCTGGCCGAGGGCGGGGAGAACGCCGCGAACGCCCGGCCGCCGATTCCGGCCTGGATCACCGTGGTGCAACTCGGGTTTCTCGCGCTGACGGTATTTGTCGCGCATTACCCGGCGCTGTTCATCGGCGGGTTTCTCTTCTTCCTGGCGTTCGCACAGGCCACGGCGCATCACCAAAGCCGGCTGGATCTGCGGGCGCCGCTGCTGGTCGGATTTTTCCTCGCGGGTCTCGTGATCCACGGCGGACTGCAGGCGTGGTGGATCCAGCCCGTATTGAGCAGCCTGACCGAGCTGCCGCTGTTCCTCGGGGCGACGGCGCTCACCGCGGTGAACGACAATGCGGCCATCACGTATCTCGCGACCCTCGTGCCGGGATTTACCGAACCGTTGAAATACGCCGTCGTCGCCGGCGCGGTGACTGGCGGCGGGCTCACGGTGATCGCCAATGCGCCGAATCCTGCCGGCCAGACGATCCTGCAACGGTATTTCCCGGACGGCGTTTCGCCGCTTGGCCTGCTGTTGGGTGCGCTCGCGCCGACGGTGATCATGGCGCTGGCGTTCCTGCTGCTGTAG
- a CDS encoding DUF1015 domain-containing protein translates to MRIRAFQGLVPPPALAPEVACVPYDVVNTAEAAALAAGRPHSLLHVDRAEIDLPPGTDPHADEVYAKARENFLALQRAQVLTRETEPCLYVYQQRMGAHRQRGLVAVCHVEDYDAELIKKHEKTRRDKEDDRTRLIDTISANTGPVFLTYRDQPAVTALVEAKVREKPLHDFVAPDGVQHTVWRIAGGADWIKAFGAVPHTYIADGHHRAASAARVARLRRERNPQHNGTEDYNWFLCVMFPASELKILPYNRIVHDLNGRMPEAFLDEVETRFGLTENASPSPARVGEASLYFGGKWRGLRLTADSKADPVARLDVSILQDRLLAPILGIDDPRTSKRIDFVGGIRGTGELEKRVDAEGGVAFSLYPVTVEQLMDIADAGQIMPPKSTWFEPKLRSGLFVHTF, encoded by the coding sequence ATGCGAATCCGCGCTTTCCAAGGTCTGGTGCCCCCTCCCGCGCTCGCGCCCGAAGTGGCGTGCGTGCCCTACGACGTGGTGAACACGGCGGAAGCCGCGGCGCTGGCCGCGGGCCGTCCGCATAGCCTGCTGCATGTCGACCGCGCGGAGATCGATCTGCCGCCGGGCACCGATCCGCATGCCGACGAGGTCTACGCCAAGGCGCGCGAGAATTTCCTGGCGCTGCAGCGCGCGCAGGTGCTGACGCGCGAGACCGAGCCGTGTCTGTACGTCTACCAGCAGCGGATGGGCGCGCACCGCCAACGCGGGCTGGTCGCGGTCTGCCACGTCGAGGACTACGACGCCGAGCTGATCAAGAAGCACGAGAAGACGCGGCGCGACAAGGAGGACGATCGCACGCGGCTGATCGATACGATCAGCGCGAACACCGGCCCGGTGTTCCTGACCTATCGCGACCAGCCGGCGGTGACCGCGCTCGTCGAGGCGAAGGTGCGCGAAAAACCGCTGCACGATTTCGTCGCGCCCGATGGCGTGCAGCACACCGTCTGGCGGATCGCCGGCGGCGCGGATTGGATCAAGGCGTTCGGTGCGGTGCCTCACACCTACATCGCGGACGGACATCATCGGGCTGCGAGCGCGGCGCGGGTGGCGCGGCTGCGGCGCGAGCGGAATCCGCAGCACAACGGCACGGAGGACTACAACTGGTTCCTCTGCGTGATGTTTCCCGCGAGCGAGCTGAAAATCCTGCCGTATAACCGGATCGTCCACGACCTGAACGGCCGCATGCCGGAGGCGTTTTTGGACGAGGTGGAAACGCGGTTCGGCCTCACGGAGAACGCGTCGCCGTCGCCGGCGCGGGTGGGCGAGGCGAGCCTGTACTTTGGGGGAAAATGGCGTGGCCTGCGCCTGACGGCGGATTCGAAGGCTGATCCCGTGGCGCGGCTCGACGTGAGCATCCTGCAGGACCGGCTGCTGGCCCCGATCCTCGGGATCGACGATCCGCGGACGAGCAAGCGGATTGATTTCGTCGGTGGTATTCGCGGCACGGGCGAGTTGGAGAAACGCGTCGACGCCGAGGGCGGGGTGGCGTTTTCGCTTTATCCGGTGACGGTCGAACAGCTGATGGACATCGCCGACGCCGGCCAAATCATGCCGCCGAAGAGCACGTGGTTCGAACCGAAGCTGCGGTCAGGGTTGTTCGTGCACACGTTCTAG
- a CDS encoding type B 50S ribosomal protein L31, with the protein MKAEGHPTLNNVCFLDIGTGKRFFTRSTMKSARKENIDGTEYFVIARDVTMDSHPAYTGEKRLVDTAGRVEKFTSKFKRGAKK; encoded by the coding sequence GTGAAAGCCGAAGGCCATCCCACTCTCAACAACGTTTGCTTCCTCGATATCGGAACCGGCAAGCGTTTCTTCACCCGTTCCACGATGAAGTCCGCCCGTAAGGAAAACATCGACGGGACCGAATACTTCGTGATCGCCCGCGACGTGACGATGGACTCGCATCCGGCCTACACCGGTGAGAAGCGTCTCGTCGACACCGCCGGTCGCGTCGAGAAGTTCACCTCGAAGTTCAAGCGCGGCGCCAAGAAGTAA
- the ykgO gene encoding type B 50S ribosomal protein L36 → MKVVSSIKSAKKRHPACQVVRRRGKIYVINKVEPRYKARQG, encoded by the coding sequence ATGAAAGTTGTCTCCTCCATCAAATCTGCCAAGAAGCGTCACCCGGCGTGCCAGGTGGTGCGTCGTCGCGGCAAGATCTACGTCATCAACAAAGTCGAGCCGCGTTATAAGGCGCGCCAAGGCTGA
- a CDS encoding YqgE/AlgH family protein: MRESRKISRPSLAGSLLLAHPALRDPNFRRAIVLMSVHNAEGAMGVVLNRPMGKRLGELNGEFALGSLASVPLFHGGPVQTEQLVLVAWQPQEDGFRLHFGVEPERAMQLAAEEGTQLRAFLGYSGWGGGQLEAELKQKTWLVADMPAGLLEGPQDAAMWRSVVSSLGEEWRLLAQEPDDLSAN; encoded by the coding sequence ATGCGCGAAAGCCGCAAGATTTCCAGGCCCAGCCTCGCTGGCTCGCTGCTGCTGGCGCATCCGGCATTGCGCGATCCGAACTTTCGGCGCGCGATCGTGCTGATGTCGGTGCACAACGCCGAGGGCGCGATGGGAGTGGTGCTCAATCGGCCGATGGGCAAGCGACTCGGCGAGCTGAACGGCGAATTCGCCCTCGGCTCGCTGGCGAGCGTGCCGCTGTTTCACGGCGGACCGGTGCAGACCGAGCAACTCGTGCTGGTGGCGTGGCAGCCGCAGGAAGACGGGTTCCGGCTGCACTTTGGGGTGGAGCCGGAGCGCGCGATGCAACTCGCGGCGGAGGAGGGCACGCAGCTCCGGGCGTTCCTGGGCTACTCAGGCTGGGGCGGGGGACAGCTGGAAGCGGAGCTGAAGCAGAAGACCTGGCTGGTGGCGGACATGCCAGCCGGGCTGCTGGAGGGTCCGCAAGACGCCGCGATGTGGCGTTCCGTGGTGAGTTCGCTCGGCGAGGAATGGCGGCTGCTCGCGCAGGAGCCGGATGACCTGAGTGCGAACTGA
- a CDS encoding deoxycytidylate deaminase → MSVPPSIPTSLANDAAVPPISVPSAQPSAVDLIAAATEHFPGRPSWDEYFMATAVLLSTRSNCERLHVGCVVVTGGDRKNRIVAAGYNGFLPGAAHTSRLRDGREQATVHAEQNAIADAARRGSSVEGCVAYVTHYPCINCIKILAAAGIAEVRYRRDYNNDPLVADLVADAGIKIVQL, encoded by the coding sequence ATGAGCGTTCCGCCCTCGATCCCAACTTCCCTGGCGAATGACGCCGCGGTTCCGCCGATCTCCGTCCCGTCCGCTCAGCCCTCGGCGGTGGACCTGATCGCGGCGGCGACCGAGCACTTTCCCGGACGTCCCTCGTGGGACGAGTATTTCATGGCGACGGCGGTGCTGCTGTCGACGCGTTCGAACTGCGAGCGGCTGCACGTGGGCTGCGTGGTCGTCACGGGCGGCGACCGGAAGAACCGGATCGTCGCGGCCGGCTACAACGGTTTCCTGCCGGGCGCGGCGCACACGTCGCGCCTGCGCGACGGACGCGAGCAGGCGACCGTGCACGCGGAGCAGAATGCGATCGCGGATGCGGCGCGGCGCGGCAGCTCGGTCGAGGGCTGCGTGGCGTACGTCACCCATTATCCCTGCATCAACTGCATCAAGATCCTCGCGGCGGCGGGGATCGCCGAAGTGCGCTATCGGCGGGACTACAACAACGACCCTCTGGTGGCGGACCTCGTGGCGGACGCGGGAATCAAAATCGTGCAATTGTGA
- a CDS encoding NAD(P)/FAD-dependent oxidoreductase, whose translation MNTSRPIEIIGGGLAGLSLGLALRRAGVDVNITEAGSYPRHRVCGEFITGLPGSTRTALGLDALLADAVVNRQVAWFAAGEPAWFQALPSPALSLSRYVLDARLAEAFVAAGGELRSQTRSAAHADAPGRVFATGRRRARSPWIGLKLHAIALPLAADLEVHLGASCYVGLARIESGRANICGLFRRAALTGHAGELLLAYLRHTGLNALATRLAAAELDSASFSAVAAVEFDRRIAPTPQARLGDACAVIPPFTGHGMAMAFQSAEIALAPLLAYARGHAAWPATRRVIQSELRRRFRVRLTSAAALHPFLLEPPRQRWFARLGRARLLPFGPLYHLLH comes from the coding sequence ATGAACACTTCCCGGCCCATCGAAATCATCGGCGGCGGACTCGCCGGATTGTCCCTCGGGCTCGCGCTGCGTCGCGCCGGCGTGGACGTCAATATCACCGAGGCCGGCTCCTATCCGCGGCACCGGGTTTGTGGCGAATTCATCACCGGATTGCCCGGGTCCACGCGCACGGCGCTCGGGCTCGACGCGTTGCTCGCCGACGCGGTGGTGAACCGCCAGGTGGCTTGGTTCGCGGCGGGCGAGCCGGCCTGGTTTCAAGCACTCCCCTCGCCCGCGCTGAGTCTCAGTCGTTACGTGCTGGATGCGCGGCTGGCCGAGGCGTTCGTCGCCGCCGGCGGAGAACTGCGATCGCAGACCCGCAGCGCCGCGCACGCCGACGCGCCTGGTCGCGTGTTTGCGACGGGCCGCCGCCGCGCGCGCTCGCCGTGGATCGGACTCAAGCTTCACGCCATCGCACTGCCACTCGCCGCCGATCTGGAAGTTCACCTCGGCGCATCGTGCTACGTGGGACTCGCGCGGATCGAATCCGGCCGCGCCAATATCTGCGGACTTTTCCGCCGCGCCGCGCTCACGGGCCACGCTGGTGAACTCCTGCTGGCCTACCTGCGTCACACCGGACTCAACGCGCTGGCCACGCGACTGGCGGCTGCGGAATTGGACTCGGCTTCGTTCTCGGCCGTAGCCGCCGTCGAGTTCGATCGCCGGATCGCGCCGACGCCGCAGGCTCGTCTGGGTGACGCCTGTGCGGTGATCCCGCCGTTCACCGGCCACGGCATGGCCATGGCGTTTCAGAGCGCGGAAATCGCGCTCGCGCCGCTGCTCGCCTACGCCCGGGGCCATGCCGCCTGGCCCGCCACCCGACGCGTGATTCAGTCGGAGCTGCGGCGTCGGTTTCGGGTGCGGCTCACGTCCGCCGCCGCACTGCACCCGTTCCTGCTCGAACCGCCACGCCAACGCTGGTTCGCGCGGCTCGGTCGCGCCCGGCTGCTCCCGTTCGGCCCGCTCTATCACCTGCTGCACTGA
- a CDS encoding stilbene synthase has translation MPETSSFPPPAGWPPRACTRKPSAGAFSRDPNAHYAVGCVMYLHALATAVPSATFSQSDCLQLAQQPNVHALINRRSSLILSSILRSDHGIATRHFAVTDPEHVFEYSADQLNETFRTEAPRLAGQALTSALAQIGLRPDQLDALLICTCTGYLCPGVTSYVAEQLGLRPNAFLQDLVGLGCGAAIPTLRAASHVLAANPNAIVGCVAVEICSAAFYLDDDPGVLISACLFSDGAAATIWRATPGPSGLRAFDFDTLHRPTDRDKLRFEQRQGKLRNLLHRTVPELAAGAVSELWARRGSRPVRAVVAHPGGRDVLEALAPVVAPFELTASIETLRDNGNMSSPSVLFALERTLARTDPASTGDFWLVSFGAGFSAHSCRLGPA, from the coding sequence TTGCCGGAAACCTCATCGTTTCCGCCACCAGCCGGTTGGCCGCCGCGTGCCTGCACCCGGAAACCTTCGGCCGGCGCATTTTCCCGCGATCCAAACGCCCATTACGCGGTCGGGTGTGTCATGTATCTCCATGCGCTCGCCACCGCCGTGCCCTCGGCCACGTTTTCCCAATCCGACTGCCTGCAGCTGGCGCAGCAGCCCAACGTGCACGCGTTGATCAACCGCCGCTCCAGTTTGATCCTCAGCAGCATCCTGCGCAGCGACCACGGGATCGCCACGCGGCATTTCGCCGTCACCGATCCCGAACACGTGTTCGAGTATTCCGCCGACCAGCTCAACGAAACGTTTCGCACCGAAGCGCCCCGACTCGCCGGTCAGGCCCTCACGTCCGCGCTGGCGCAGATCGGGCTCCGCCCGGACCAGCTCGACGCCCTGCTGATCTGCACCTGCACGGGATATTTGTGCCCGGGGGTTACGAGCTATGTGGCCGAGCAACTCGGGCTGAGGCCCAACGCGTTTCTCCAGGACCTCGTCGGGCTCGGCTGCGGCGCGGCGATCCCGACGCTCCGTGCCGCCTCGCATGTCCTCGCTGCGAACCCGAATGCCATCGTGGGCTGCGTTGCGGTCGAAATCTGCTCGGCGGCGTTCTACCTCGACGACGATCCCGGCGTGTTGATCAGCGCCTGTCTGTTCAGCGACGGCGCCGCCGCCACGATCTGGCGCGCCACACCCGGACCGAGCGGACTGCGCGCGTTCGATTTCGACACGCTGCACCGGCCCACCGACCGCGACAAACTCCGGTTTGAGCAACGGCAGGGCAAACTCCGCAATCTTCTCCATCGCACGGTGCCCGAACTCGCCGCGGGCGCCGTCAGCGAACTCTGGGCACGCCGCGGCTCGCGTCCGGTCCGCGCCGTCGTCGCGCATCCGGGCGGTCGCGACGTGCTTGAAGCGCTCGCGCCCGTCGTGGCTCCGTTCGAGCTGACCGCCAGCATCGAGACGCTGCGCGATAACGGCAACATGAGTAGTCCCTCGGTGCTCTTCGCGCTCGAGCGCACGCTCGCGCGCACCGATCCCGCCAGCACCGGCGATTTCTGGCTCGTCAGTTTCGGGGCCGGTTTCAGCGCGCACAGCTGCCGGCTGGGCCCCGCGTGA
- a CDS encoding Nif3-like dinuclear metal center hexameric protein, with protein sequence MAKLSDLVAYCDRRTRRTAFEDYPGSCNGLQLANRGQVTKIGAAVDAGVIPFQRAVDAEVDFLIVHHGMYWDMPRPLTGPAYDRVATLINGNCALYSSHLPLDAHPQIGNNALLARQLKLKLHRGFMPNAGGDVGGIALSRGLSRAALRAKLEKLYPRVIAIEYGSPTPREIAFCSGSGYSAVSHLAKAGVDTLVTGEVREEIFNRAQEERLNLYLCGHYATEVHAVQALAAEIAKRFRLPWEFIATDNPL encoded by the coding sequence ATGGCGAAACTCTCCGATCTCGTCGCGTATTGCGACCGCCGCACCCGGCGTACGGCATTCGAGGATTATCCCGGCTCCTGCAACGGGCTGCAGCTCGCCAACCGCGGGCAGGTGACGAAAATCGGCGCCGCGGTTGATGCCGGCGTGATTCCGTTCCAGCGTGCCGTCGACGCGGAGGTCGATTTCCTGATCGTCCACCACGGGATGTATTGGGACATGCCCCGGCCGCTCACCGGCCCCGCTTACGATCGCGTCGCCACGCTGATCAACGGCAACTGCGCGCTCTACTCGAGCCACCTCCCGCTCGACGCGCATCCGCAGATCGGCAACAACGCGCTTCTCGCCCGTCAGCTCAAGCTGAAGCTTCATCGTGGTTTCATGCCCAACGCCGGCGGCGACGTCGGCGGCATCGCGCTCAGCCGCGGGCTGAGCCGCGCCGCGCTGCGCGCGAAGCTGGAGAAACTTTACCCGCGCGTGATCGCCATCGAATACGGCTCGCCCACACCGCGCGAAATCGCCTTCTGCAGCGGCAGCGGCTACAGCGCCGTCTCCCACCTCGCGAAGGCCGGGGTCGACACGCTCGTCACCGGCGAAGTCCGCGAGGAGATTTTCAACCGCGCCCAGGAGGAGCGACTGAACCTCTACTTGTGCGGCCACTACGCCACGGAGGTGCATGCCGTGCAGGCGCTCGCCGCCGAAATCGCCAAGCGCTTCCGGCTGCCATGGGAGTTCATCGCCACGGACAACCCGCTGTGA
- the aroQ gene encoding type II 3-dehydroquinate dehydratase, translated as MKRIAIVNGPNLDRLGQREPEIYGRATLADLEQALRAEFGSQASLEFFQSNHEGALIDQIAAFGAARYDGLVLNGAAFTHTSVALRDALAGSGLRTVEVHISNIYRRESFRHQSLTAPVCVGVISGLGLEGYHAAVRFLLKA; from the coding sequence ATGAAACGCATCGCCATCGTCAACGGCCCCAATCTCGACCGGCTCGGCCAGCGCGAACCCGAGATCTACGGCCGCGCCACCCTCGCCGATCTCGAGCAAGCGCTGCGCGCGGAGTTCGGCAGTCAGGCCAGCCTCGAATTCTTCCAATCGAACCACGAGGGCGCGCTGATCGATCAGATCGCGGCGTTCGGTGCCGCCCGCTACGACGGGCTCGTGCTCAACGGCGCCGCGTTCACGCACACCAGCGTCGCCTTGCGTGACGCGCTGGCGGGCAGCGGGCTGCGCACGGTCGAGGTGCACATCTCCAATATCTACCGCCGCGAGTCGTTCCGCCACCAATCGCTCACCGCCCCGGTATGCGTCGGCGTGATCAGCGGACTCGGCCTCGAGGGCTACCACGCGGCGGTGCGCTTCCTCCTGAAAGCCTGA
- the nusG gene encoding transcription termination/antitermination protein NusG has translation MPSTPAAPANAVWLVCHTKPRCEKKFAALMAAERFEHYLPLVDSVRKYRQQTKRFTKPLFPGYVFACVPNEKRARIFQQDLLARAIDVDDERRFLRQLDDVRAIVASGYELTVLPLLTRGRRVKIVGGPLHGLEGFVDDPSNPRGVVLSVDVLQQGLLVKLPAENLQVLP, from the coding sequence TTGCCATCGACCCCAGCCGCGCCGGCCAACGCGGTCTGGCTGGTGTGTCACACCAAGCCGCGATGCGAGAAGAAATTTGCCGCGTTGATGGCGGCCGAGCGCTTCGAACACTACCTGCCGCTGGTCGACAGCGTCCGCAAATACCGGCAGCAAACGAAGCGGTTCACGAAACCGCTTTTCCCGGGCTATGTCTTCGCCTGCGTACCGAACGAAAAGCGCGCACGCATCTTCCAGCAGGACCTGCTCGCGCGGGCGATCGACGTCGACGACGAACGCCGGTTCCTCCGGCAGCTCGACGACGTCCGCGCGATCGTCGCGTCCGGCTATGAGTTGACCGTCCTCCCGCTGCTCACGCGCGGCCGGCGGGTGAAGATCGTCGGCGGTCCGTTGCATGGGCTCGAGGGCTTCGTCGACGATCCTTCGAACCCGCGCGGCGTCGTGCTGTCGGTGGACGTGCTCCAGCAAGGTTTGCTGGTGAAACTCCCCGCCGAAAATTTGCAGGTTCTCCCATAA
- a CDS encoding phosphatidylglycerophosphatase A family protein encodes MRLQQPIWPRFLPTATVLTLARLGPIGRKLPAPGTWGSVAGLLYFTVFFFEASIAANVICSAVGAYLAVALCGEAEFRLGRKDPGEVVLDEFVSIPLCFLGWPLLARHFPAWAVLLAGFALFRLYDITKPFGIKKLQDLPGGWGVVMDDLAAALVACGTLHLGRIAWMLWR; translated from the coding sequence ATGCGCCTGCAGCAGCCGATCTGGCCGCGGTTCCTGCCGACGGCGACTGTGTTGACCCTGGCCCGGCTTGGGCCGATCGGTCGGAAGCTGCCGGCGCCCGGCACCTGGGGCTCGGTCGCGGGCCTGTTGTATTTCACCGTTTTCTTTTTTGAAGCATCGATTGCGGCGAACGTGATCTGCAGCGCGGTCGGCGCCTACCTGGCGGTGGCGCTGTGCGGCGAGGCCGAGTTCCGGCTCGGCCGGAAGGATCCAGGCGAGGTGGTGCTCGACGAGTTTGTGTCGATCCCGCTGTGCTTCCTCGGCTGGCCGCTGCTGGCGCGGCATTTCCCCGCGTGGGCGGTGCTGCTCGCGGGGTTCGCGCTGTTCCGGCTCTACGACATCACGAAACCGTTCGGGATCAAAAAACTGCAGGACCTGCCGGGCGGCTGGGGGGTGGTGATGGACGATCTCGCCGCGGCGCTCGTGGCATGCGGGACGCTGCACCTGGGCCGCATCGCGTGGATGCTGTGGCGGTGA